One part of the Saprospiraceae bacterium genome encodes these proteins:
- a CDS encoding amidinotransferase, with protein MNDPQTTSHILMVRPSSFGFNTDTAMSNVFQAAPIHQQAAQISLEATKEFDELVHTLVRAGIQVMVVEDTPQPVKPDAVFPNNWFTTHSDGTFITYPMQAPNRRAERREDIVTLLEASYQIKNRYSFEHDEQDGKILEGTGSMILDRKNKLVYACLSPRTNPELLERFALIRQYEKIVFNAFDPQGIPVYHTNVIMALGEDIAVVCMSAIRDENEKKMLLEAIGRTEKKLVDLSWEQVLNFAGNMIQLRDKENHLIWVMSESARSSLTPEQLLMLRASGDILSSPIPTIEKYGGGSVRCMIAEIFLPVKKPK; from the coding sequence ATGAACGATCCTCAGACTACTTCACACATCCTCATGGTTAGGCCGTCCTCCTTTGGATTTAATACTGATACAGCGATGTCTAATGTATTCCAGGCTGCCCCTATCCATCAGCAAGCAGCTCAAATTTCCCTCGAGGCTACCAAAGAATTTGATGAGCTCGTGCATACGCTCGTGCGCGCGGGCATCCAGGTCATGGTGGTTGAAGACACCCCGCAGCCGGTAAAGCCGGATGCTGTTTTTCCAAATAATTGGTTTACAACACATTCTGACGGCACCTTCATTACCTATCCGATGCAGGCGCCTAACAGAAGAGCAGAACGCAGAGAAGACATCGTGACCCTGTTAGAAGCATCCTATCAAATAAAAAACCGATACTCTTTTGAACACGATGAGCAAGATGGCAAAATCCTGGAAGGCACCGGTAGTATGATCCTGGACAGAAAAAACAAACTGGTCTATGCCTGTTTGAGTCCACGCACAAACCCTGAACTTTTAGAACGGTTTGCATTGATCCGACAATATGAAAAAATAGTATTTAATGCATTTGATCCTCAGGGGATTCCGGTATATCATACTAATGTCATCATGGCTTTGGGTGAAGATATAGCCGTCGTATGTATGTCAGCTATTCGGGATGAAAACGAAAAAAAAATGCTCCTGGAGGCTATTGGGAGGACAGAGAAGAAATTGGTAGACCTCTCCTGGGAGCAGGTCTTGAATTTTGCGGGAAATATGATTCAATTGAGAGATAAAGAGAACCATTTAATCTGGGTAATGTCAGAATCCGCCAGGTCCTCCCTGACTCCGGAGCAATTACTGATGCTCAGAGCATCGGGTGATATTCTTTCCAGCCCGATACCTACTATAGAAAAATATGGGGGAGGCAGTGTGCGGTGCATGATAGCCGAGATATTTTTGCCGGTTAAAAAGCCCAAATAA
- the ribB gene encoding 3,4-dihydroxy-2-butanone-4-phosphate synthase — MNQNTGNLHTIEEAIQDIQAGKVLIVVDNEDRENEGDFICAAEKITPEIINFMATHGRGLICAPLDENRADELDLPLMVSSNTAFHETAFTVSVDLIGQGCTTGISAHDRSKCIKALTMPETKATDFAKPGHIFPLRAKTGGVLRRNGHTEASVDLAKLAGLYPAGVLVEILNQDGSMARLPELIELAAIHNLKIISIQDLVTHRLKKERIVERSYERDIDTKHGSFKAIVFKQNNGDEHLAIVKGSFLPDEVVPVRVHSSSESGDIYSILFNGYASQVEKTMDYMQSTGKGVFLNLFHEEKKVSILEALKDHNNQTGQHPDATKEQRDFGIGAQILRDLGICKINLITSQPRKRVGLKAFGLEIVDHLDPDTI, encoded by the coding sequence ATGAATCAAAATACAGGCAATCTACACACCATAGAAGAAGCCATCCAAGATATACAGGCAGGCAAAGTGCTCATCGTAGTAGACAATGAAGATCGTGAAAATGAAGGCGATTTTATTTGTGCTGCCGAAAAAATCACCCCAGAGATCATCAATTTTATGGCAACTCATGGCCGAGGCCTCATCTGCGCCCCTTTAGACGAAAACCGGGCTGACGAGCTCGATCTTCCTCTAATGGTATCCTCCAATACAGCTTTTCATGAAACGGCTTTTACCGTATCTGTAGACCTCATAGGGCAAGGCTGTACTACCGGAATATCCGCTCATGATAGATCCAAGTGCATCAAAGCACTGACCATGCCAGAAACCAAGGCCACCGATTTCGCAAAACCCGGACATATCTTTCCACTCAGAGCAAAGACAGGAGGGGTGCTCCGACGCAATGGCCATACCGAAGCTTCTGTTGACCTGGCTAAACTGGCAGGTTTATACCCGGCGGGAGTCCTCGTCGAGATCCTTAATCAAGATGGTTCTATGGCCCGCCTGCCTGAGCTGATAGAGCTGGCAGCTATCCATAATTTGAAAATAATCTCTATTCAGGACCTGGTGACGCACAGACTCAAAAAAGAAAGAATCGTAGAGCGATCCTACGAGCGGGATATAGACACAAAACACGGATCCTTTAAAGCCATCGTATTCAAACAAAATAATGGCGACGAACATCTTGCTATTGTAAAAGGCAGCTTTCTACCGGACGAAGTAGTCCCGGTACGGGTCCACTCCTCATCCGAATCAGGCGACATCTATAGTATACTATTCAATGGATATGCCAGCCAGGTAGAAAAGACCATGGATTATATGCAATCCACAGGCAAAGGGGTATTCCTCAACCTATTCCATGAGGAGAAAAAAGTATCTATTCTCGAAGCGCTCAAAGATCACAACAACCAGACAGGGCAACATCCGGATGCTACAAAAGAGCAACGTGATTTTGGTATAGGTGCGCAAATCCTGCGGGATCTGGGTATCTGTAAGATTAATTTGATCACCTCACAACCACGAAAACGGGTAGGGCTTAAAGCCTTTGGCCTGGAGATAGTGGATCATCTGGATCCAGATACTATATAG
- a CDS encoding glycosyltransferase produces the protein MKLFIISSRFPYPLEKGDKLRLYYQIQQLATRFEITLACISDQEVSEASMDQLRPYCQEIHIFRIKWPGIILNLLSGFLKGLPLQIAYFFNSNIRRKVDTLIEVTHPDRIYCQLIRVAEYVKSQPGHKTLDYMDCFSHGAAKRSQYCSLWTRWFWNLEAKRLSNYESSIYPRFDAHTVISQQDATNFSLKSTQILTPVSNGLAPQFFKLTVTGTRDIDLLFLGNLQYYSNIQAVKYLIKEVIPQIAQSDRKLKIVIAGADPDQALAKWIANSQYPIDLIANPESSAAVYLRAKVFAAPITLGTGQQNKVLEAMACGCTVICSKEVRSGLDTLAPYLFVAEGPAEYAQYIIDANQNFDLNWSNRMRAREAVRQLFSWEHHTKKLLSIIEKG, from the coding sequence TTGAAGCTATTCATCATTAGTTCACGATTTCCTTATCCTTTAGAAAAAGGGGACAAACTCCGACTTTATTATCAAATCCAGCAATTAGCCACACGTTTTGAGATCACCCTTGCCTGCATCAGTGATCAAGAAGTATCTGAAGCGTCTATGGATCAGCTTCGACCCTATTGCCAGGAGATCCATATCTTCAGAATCAAATGGCCAGGGATTATACTCAACTTGTTATCAGGTTTTTTAAAAGGACTTCCACTGCAAATTGCCTATTTTTTTAATTCAAACATCCGGAGAAAAGTGGATACTTTAATCGAAGTCACCCACCCCGATCGAATATATTGTCAATTGATCAGAGTGGCAGAATATGTCAAGTCCCAACCAGGTCACAAGACCCTGGACTACATGGATTGTTTTAGTCACGGCGCAGCTAAAAGATCTCAGTATTGCAGTCTGTGGACGCGATGGTTTTGGAATCTCGAAGCCAAAAGGCTATCAAATTATGAATCTTCGATCTATCCTCGTTTTGATGCCCATACAGTGATCTCCCAGCAAGACGCTACGAACTTCTCGCTTAAAAGCACCCAAATTCTTACTCCAGTCTCTAATGGTTTGGCGCCTCAATTTTTCAAACTTACAGTGACCGGTACGAGGGATATCGATCTCTTATTTTTAGGCAATCTTCAATATTACTCCAATATCCAGGCTGTCAAGTATTTGATTAAAGAAGTTATCCCCCAAATCGCTCAATCAGACCGCAAGCTCAAGATAGTCATTGCAGGGGCCGATCCCGACCAGGCACTAGCAAAATGGATTGCGAATAGTCAATACCCTATAGACTTAATCGCTAACCCTGAGTCATCGGCCGCTGTCTATCTGAGGGCAAAAGTATTCGCAGCCCCGATCACCTTGGGTACCGGGCAGCAAAACAAAGTATTGGAGGCCATGGCCTGTGGGTGTACGGTCATCTGCAGTAAGGAGGTAAGATCAGGGCTTGATACACTGGCACCTTATTTATTTGTAGCTGAAGGTCCCGCTGAATATGCCCAATATATTATCGATGCAAACCAAAATTTTGACCTCAACTGGTCCAATCGAATGCGGGCCCGCGAGGCGGTACGACAACTTTTCTCCTGGGAGCACCATACTAAAAAACTTTTATCCATCATCGAAAAAGGGTAG
- a CDS encoding glycosyltransferase, which yields MRILQLCKKFPFPLKDGESIAVTHLSKALHQMGCDLTLLSMNTHKHHYDIANLPSDYSYFTEIHSVNVDTSINGWDAFINLVKGQSYHVARFISEDFNDKLIEILTKEKFDVIQLETLYLAPYIETIQKYSTAIISLRAHNIEHEIWERIIEHHPNNWRKWYLKHLTKQLKKYEVEQFEKYDLLIAFTDRDLGKFRKLGYHNGAITSPIGIELKQYQPHLQPNTSLSITFIGALDWMPNSEALNWFLTKVWKMVNAHHPEFELHVAGRNCPDHIKNLKIPKVIIHGEVEDSNRFISSHPVMVVPLLSGSGMRVKILEGMALGKVIITTSLGLEGIPATHKENILIADTPEQFLECLEYIHFNPDEITRLGHNAVNFVSDRYDTYKIATGLIHKYHSLIESGYHNHAVS from the coding sequence ATGCGCATACTTCAGCTCTGTAAAAAATTTCCTTTTCCTTTAAAAGACGGTGAATCTATAGCGGTGACCCATCTGAGTAAAGCGCTTCACCAAATGGGTTGTGATCTGACATTGCTGTCGATGAATACGCATAAGCATCATTACGACATAGCTAATTTACCCAGCGATTATTCTTATTTCACTGAGATTCATTCTGTCAATGTCGATACTTCTATCAATGGCTGGGATGCATTCATCAACCTCGTCAAAGGCCAATCTTACCATGTAGCCCGGTTTATTTCAGAAGATTTTAATGATAAACTGATTGAGATCCTCACCAAAGAAAAATTTGATGTCATTCAATTGGAGACCCTGTACCTGGCTCCTTATATTGAAACCATTCAAAAATATTCTACTGCCATTATCTCTCTGCGCGCACACAATATAGAGCATGAGATCTGGGAGCGAATCATCGAACACCATCCCAATAATTGGCGAAAATGGTATCTCAAACACCTCACCAAACAACTGAAAAAGTATGAGGTGGAGCAATTTGAAAAATATGACCTCCTGATCGCTTTCACTGACCGGGACCTTGGCAAATTCAGAAAACTTGGATATCATAATGGGGCTATCACTTCGCCCATCGGCATTGAGTTAAAACAATATCAGCCTCACCTGCAGCCTAATACATCACTCAGCATTACTTTTATTGGAGCTTTGGACTGGATGCCCAATTCTGAAGCTTTAAACTGGTTTTTGACCAAGGTATGGAAAATGGTCAATGCCCATCATCCGGAGTTTGAGTTGCATGTAGCCGGACGCAATTGTCCTGATCATATCAAAAATCTTAAGATCCCTAAAGTGATCATTCATGGAGAAGTCGAAGACTCCAATCGATTTATCAGCAGCCATCCTGTAATGGTAGTTCCACTTTTGTCTGGCAGTGGTATGCGAGTGAAGATCCTGGAGGGTATGGCTTTGGGGAAAGTGATTATTACTACTTCACTTGGTTTGGAAGGCATACCGGCTACCCATAAAGAAAACATCCTTATAGCTGATACGCCTGAGCAGTTTCTCGAATGCCTGGAGTACATCCATTTTAATCCTGATGAAATCACCCGCTTAGGTCATAACGCTGTAAATTTTGTCTCAGACCGTTACGATACTTATAAAATAGCGACTGGACTGATTCACAAATATCACTCCCTGATCGAATCAGGATATCACAATCATGCGGTGTCTTAA
- a CDS encoding ABC transporter ATP-binding protein: MISARQLCKSYGDVTVLKDLDLDVGQGEIIAIMGKSGSGKSTLLHILGTLDRPDAGTVTIAGQTPFSLSPDKLSEFRNKEIGFVFQFHHLLPEFDLKENISMPGYIGGWSKKDMDDRANTLIQYFGLQANINKKPSQLSGGEQQRAAICRALFSHPSVILADEPTGNLDQSNAEEFHRLIRQLSTDFNQTFVIVTHQPDLADQCDKILTLENGSLHLRS; encoded by the coding sequence ATTATATCGGCAAGACAGCTTTGCAAGTCCTATGGAGATGTAACAGTGCTAAAAGATCTTGATCTTGATGTAGGCCAGGGCGAGATCATAGCTATTATGGGTAAGTCTGGTTCTGGTAAAAGTACTTTACTGCATATTTTGGGTACACTAGATCGGCCAGATGCTGGGACAGTCACTATCGCCGGACAGACTCCTTTCTCGCTGAGTCCGGATAAATTGTCAGAATTTAGAAATAAAGAGATCGGATTTGTATTTCAGTTTCATCATTTGCTTCCGGAGTTTGATCTAAAAGAGAATATATCTATGCCTGGATACATTGGGGGCTGGAGTAAAAAAGATATGGATGACAGAGCCAATACTTTGATACAATACTTTGGATTACAGGCTAATATTAATAAAAAGCCCTCTCAGCTGTCAGGGGGAGAACAACAAAGAGCTGCTATATGCCGAGCTTTGTTTTCTCATCCAAGCGTAATCCTGGCAGATGAACCTACCGGCAACCTGGATCAATCCAATGCCGAAGAATTTCATAGATTGATCCGCCAGCTCAGTACAGATTTTAATCAGACTTTTGTCATCGTAACTCATCAGCCTGACCTGGCTGACCAATGTGATAAGATCCTTACTCTTGAAAATGGATCTCTTCATCTAAGATCCTGA
- a CDS encoding Omp28-related outer membrane protein yields the protein MKNFLVLVGFIGFTALAFGQTVPRYVLVEHFTNTWCPICASRNPALNDLMEKYAQNVHRVSIHPPYPYSGCPLYQFNKTENQDRANYYNIFGSPSVVLNGGNTLGGTPLVSEEILKKEIQKTSPLAVVVTESNKVVTVTLKPNGSINGSLRLMVLLAERNLRFTASNGELDHHDVMRKFLTPVTGQEITIPDAKEQKFTFTYTDQNGWKPEEMYALAFVQNASTHEVINSGTRFDALTTPLKAAIPTQSLKIYPSIASDLVYMDLPTHTPAGWDIINAQGQIMLKGVTSGQKIHSIYIGALPHGLYWLKLNSESTPYTARFIKR from the coding sequence ATGAAAAATTTTTTGGTTCTGGTTGGCTTTATTGGTTTTACAGCCCTGGCCTTTGGTCAGACCGTACCAAGATATGTCCTGGTAGAGCATTTTACCAATACCTGGTGTCCTATCTGTGCCAGTCGCAATCCTGCCCTCAACGATCTCATGGAAAAATACGCTCAAAATGTACACAGGGTGTCCATACACCCACCCTATCCCTATAGTGGCTGTCCCTTGTATCAATTCAATAAAACGGAAAATCAGGATAGGGCAAATTACTACAATATATTTGGATCTCCTTCTGTAGTGCTCAATGGCGGAAATACGTTAGGTGGCACTCCACTGGTGTCAGAAGAAATACTTAAAAAAGAAATACAAAAGACCAGCCCCCTGGCTGTGGTAGTAACTGAATCTAATAAAGTGGTGACTGTCACCCTGAAGCCTAATGGATCGATAAATGGTAGTCTCAGGCTGATGGTATTATTGGCCGAACGCAACTTAAGATTTACAGCTTCCAATGGAGAGTTAGACCATCATGATGTCATGCGAAAGTTTTTGACACCGGTGACCGGCCAGGAAATCACTATACCTGACGCCAAAGAACAAAAATTTACTTTTACCTATACGGATCAAAACGGGTGGAAACCAGAGGAAATGTATGCCCTGGCTTTTGTACAAAATGCCAGCACCCATGAGGTGATCAATTCGGGTACCCGATTTGATGCTTTGACTACTCCCTTAAAGGCAGCTATCCCCACCCAATCCCTCAAAATATATCCTTCCATAGCAAGTGATCTGGTATACATGGACCTTCCTACCCACACCCCTGCAGGTTGGGACATCATCAATGCTCAAGGGCAAATTATGTTAAAAGGTGTCACCTCCGGGCAAAAGATACACTCCATTTATATCGGAGCCTTGCCTCACGGACTGTATTGGCTAAAACTGAATAGCGAGTCTACCCCATATACAGCCAGGTTTATTAAAAGATAA
- a CDS encoding TerC family protein: protein MTFPDFTSGDVWISLLTLTFLEIVLGIDNIIFITIISSRLDIKDQRPARNWGLSIAMLFRVLLLFGISAFMAMTKPIISFDWGFASAGFSIQSLILIAGGLFLLYKSVSEIFEKLEGEDMPKSHIKSKAPSLISAIWQISIINLVFSFDSILTAIGMTKVLIIMILAVIFSILIMMWFSGPVGNFVNQHPSIQMLGLSFLILIGFMLITEGSHEANLHVFGNHLGTIPRGYLYFAIAFSLFVEFLNIRTRKRKKPVQLHGAGQEAISEGLMDKMKEG from the coding sequence ATGACTTTCCCTGATTTTACTTCTGGCGATGTATGGATAAGCCTGCTGACCCTCACTTTTTTAGAGATTGTACTCGGTATAGATAATATCATATTTATCACCATTATTTCATCCAGATTGGATATTAAGGACCAACGACCAGCCAGAAACTGGGGATTGTCCATAGCCATGCTGTTTAGGGTCCTCTTATTATTTGGTATATCTGCCTTTATGGCGATGACTAAGCCGATCATTTCTTTTGATTGGGGCTTTGCTTCTGCAGGCTTTTCGATACAAAGTCTGATCCTGATAGCAGGAGGGTTGTTTTTATTATACAAATCCGTCTCGGAGATATTCGAGAAATTAGAGGGCGAAGACATGCCCAAATCTCATATCAAGTCAAAGGCCCCTTCGTTGATAAGTGCTATCTGGCAAATCTCTATCATCAACCTGGTATTTTCTTTCGACTCTATACTGACCGCTATCGGGATGACTAAAGTGTTGATTATCATGATATTGGCAGTTATTTTTTCTATATTAATCATGATGTGGTTTAGCGGTCCGGTTGGTAATTTTGTCAATCAGCATCCCAGTATTCAGATGCTGGGGCTGTCTTTTTTGATTTTGATCGGCTTTATGTTGATCACAGAAGGGTCGCATGAAGCCAATTTACATGTATTTGGCAATCATCTTGGTACGATTCCACGAGGGTATCTGTACTTTGCTATTGCATTTTCTCTTTTCGTAGAATTTTTGAATATCAGGACCCGTAAAAGGAAAAAGCCTGTCCAGTTGCATGGTGCAGGACAGGAAGCTATATCCGAAGGATTAATGGACAAAATGAAAGAAGGTTAG
- a CDS encoding FAD:protein FMN transferase, with amino-acid sequence MHFEGKSMGTSYHITIYDPSSDANKEQSLKISVDSLLYWINLGISTYEKNSLVTFFNQSRSHQIVFPVNDTTPGALDHFFTNLSVAHQTFKTSHGFFDPTVMKLVNYWGFGYSGRVKVQNPDTAILMTILKSTGMDKVNYQYDKVSHQYELYKSDSLIELDFGGIGQGYGADMIAQFLDHRGYNSFLAEVGGEMVARGTKPDGKKWTVGLNTPLESAATDDIFSKVALQDEAITTSGNYRNFYTSGAETYSHTMNPKTGFPQRSTLLSVTLIGSDCTSIDAMATACMTVGMDSCTAIVLRQSIEAYYIYRAGDSLQVDMTPGFKQYLVPE; translated from the coding sequence ATGCATTTCGAAGGCAAGAGCATGGGGACTTCATATCATATCACTATCTACGATCCATCCTCTGATGCCAACAAAGAACAATCGCTAAAAATCTCTGTCGACTCCTTATTATACTGGATTAATCTGGGAATCTCCACTTATGAAAAAAACTCTTTGGTAACCTTTTTTAATCAGAGTCGGAGCCATCAGATCGTTTTTCCGGTAAATGATACTACCCCAGGTGCTTTAGATCACTTTTTCACCAATTTATCCGTAGCTCATCAAACATTTAAGACCAGTCATGGTTTTTTTGATCCTACAGTGATGAAACTGGTTAATTATTGGGGGTTTGGTTATTCCGGAAGGGTCAAAGTTCAAAATCCGGATACCGCTATTCTAATGACCATTCTAAAAAGTACCGGGATGGACAAAGTCAATTACCAATACGATAAAGTCAGTCACCAATATGAATTGTATAAATCAGACAGCCTGATCGAACTTGATTTTGGAGGTATAGGTCAAGGGTATGGCGCAGATATGATCGCTCAGTTTTTAGACCATCGTGGATATAATAGTTTTCTCGCCGAAGTAGGCGGTGAAATGGTAGCCAGAGGAACAAAACCCGATGGTAAAAAATGGACTGTTGGGTTAAACACACCCCTGGAGTCAGCTGCTACAGACGATATTTTTTCCAAAGTGGCCCTTCAGGATGAGGCCATTACAACCTCAGGCAATTATCGAAACTTTTATACTTCAGGAGCTGAAACCTATTCTCATACGATGAATCCCAAGACAGGTTTTCCACAGCGGTCGACGCTCCTGAGTGTGACATTGATCGGATCGGATTGTACGAGTATCGATGCTATGGCGACTGCATGCATGACAGTGGGTATGGACTCCTGTACTGCTATCGTATTGAGGCAAAGCATAGAGGCCTATTATATCTACAGGGCCGGAGACAGTCTGCAAGTGGATATGACCCCGGGCTTCAAACAGTACCTTGTGCCTGAATAA
- a CDS encoding 3'-5' exonuclease encodes MDIDFITNDLIFIDIEATGPNFLKDRIIQLAMIKYTPGGERLVWNELINPGIPISEEAYAIHNIDAGQLARKPGFGLLADKIKAFIGAADLVTYNAYKLDIPILMEEFARVGIDWHITGRKIVDAQRIFHKMEPRTLRAALKFYNNQDLISAHDALADADAVVNIFKGQIERYQNATMTDEDGNEFISPIKADIQALHDFSNDPQMVDVTNRLKLNNEGVMVFNFGKYIGQSVIDVFKRDRNFYHWIQNKDFSVQVKTILKKVYKEHIDPKV; translated from the coding sequence ATGGACATAGACTTTATCACAAATGATTTAATATTCATAGACATTGAGGCCACCGGGCCTAATTTTTTAAAAGATCGGATCATACAGCTGGCCATGATCAAATACACTCCAGGAGGTGAGCGATTGGTATGGAATGAGCTCATCAATCCTGGTATCCCGATCTCTGAAGAGGCATATGCAATACACAATATTGATGCAGGCCAGCTAGCCCGTAAACCTGGTTTTGGTCTGCTAGCTGACAAAATAAAGGCATTCATAGGAGCTGCGGACTTAGTGACTTACAATGCATATAAATTGGATATTCCAATATTGATGGAAGAATTTGCCAGAGTTGGCATTGATTGGCATATAACGGGCAGAAAAATAGTAGATGCACAGAGGATCTTTCATAAGATGGAGCCCCGTACCCTACGTGCAGCTTTAAAATTTTATAATAATCAAGATCTGATCTCAGCCCATGATGCGCTGGCCGACGCTGATGCGGTCGTGAATATATTCAAAGGACAAATAGAAAGATATCAGAATGCCACGATGACCGACGAAGATGGTAATGAGTTCATCAGTCCGATCAAAGCAGACATCCAGGCCTTACATGATTTTTCCAATGATCCTCAAATGGTCGATGTCACCAATCGCCTTAAACTAAACAATGAAGGAGTGATGGTATTTAATTTTGGAAAATATATAGGACAATCTGTCATAGATGTGTTTAAAAGAGACCGTAATTTTTACCATTGGATTCAGAATAAAGACTTTTCTGTCCAAGTCAAAACCATACTGAAAAAAGTATACAAAGAACATATTGACCCCAAAGTTTAG
- a CDS encoding cytochrome C peroxidase has product MEIPSDNPLTQAGVALGRKLFYDPILSGDSTQSCSSCHHLNQSFTDGLATSKGIDGLSGRRSAMSLIDAGFQRAGLFWDGRVSTLEAQALLPVEDVLEMHFNWPDAIQRLQRHKDYPTDFRKAFGITTIDSITKYLAARAISQFERTMVSSGKSKYDLALTPGSGVFFTESELRGFDMYFDKSGGRLPDAECFHCHNAPLMASTDFFNNGIQQVSSLDDFKDKGRGAISGATAENGMFRAPSLRNIVLTAPYMHDGRFKTLEEVIDHYDSGGFLAENKNPFIRKLKLTPGQKQDIIAFLHTLTDSSFVQNPDLRSPF; this is encoded by the coding sequence ATGGAGATTCCTTCCGACAATCCATTGACTCAAGCGGGTGTGGCTTTAGGCAGAAAATTATTTTATGATCCGATCTTGTCAGGAGATTCTACTCAGTCTTGTTCGAGTTGTCATCATTTAAACCAAAGTTTTACGGATGGGTTGGCCACCAGTAAAGGCATAGATGGTTTGTCAGGCAGACGCAGTGCTATGAGCCTGATTGATGCCGGCTTTCAGAGAGCGGGTTTGTTTTGGGACGGGAGAGTATCCACCCTCGAGGCTCAAGCCCTTTTGCCTGTAGAAGATGTGTTGGAAATGCATTTTAATTGGCCTGATGCGATACAAAGATTGCAGCGACATAAAGACTATCCTACGGATTTCAGGAAAGCGTTTGGTATTACGACCATCGATTCTATTACTAAATATCTGGCTGCCAGGGCCATTTCTCAATTTGAACGGACTATGGTCAGTAGTGGTAAGTCCAAGTATGATCTTGCCTTGACTCCCGGCTCAGGAGTATTTTTTACTGAAAGTGAGCTCAGGGGATTTGATATGTATTTTGATAAATCTGGTGGTCGATTGCCAGATGCCGAGTGTTTTCATTGTCACAATGCGCCTTTGATGGCATCTACAGATTTTTTTAATAACGGTATACAACAAGTCAGTTCATTGGATGATTTTAAAGATAAGGGAAGGGGTGCCATTTCAGGCGCAACTGCCGAAAATGGTATGTTTAGAGCTCCGTCCCTGAGAAATATCGTGCTGACTGCACCCTATATGCACGATGGCAGATTCAAGACATTGGAGGAGGTTATCGATCACTATGATTCAGGAGGTTTTCTCGCAGAAAATAAAAATCCTTTCATCCGAAAACTGAAGTTGACCCCTGGCCAAAAACAAGATATCATCGCTTTTCTGCACACATTGACAGACAGCAGTTTTGTGCAAAATCCAGATTTGAGATCTCCATTTTAA